One Glycocaulis abyssi DNA window includes the following coding sequences:
- a CDS encoding aminopeptidase P family protein — protein MTQIIPPETIQTFTPKGGPANGRKALPLLRKELERLGLDGFLVPHEDEYNNEYVPASADRLAWVTGFTGSAGAAIVMRDRAAIFTDGRYTLQVRDQVDGQLFAFEGFPEPGIAGWIAANARKGETIGYDARLHSPDAIARIEAAASRAGIHMRIVDENPVDRIWENRPAAPKAKIYPHPVSLAGRSVEEKLDEVSQALKEAGADAAVLSDPVSVAWILNLRGGDVACAPIGLGRAILGADGSISGYFDPEKGVSELYPVGGNKVSIESEDSFDSALAALAGKTVLVDPAITSAHVFSQLEKAGAIIKRGADPVALPRAIKNAVEVEGARQAHIRDGAAMVRFLHWLDTEGQSGHEDEISAAVKLEIFRRALPEFRDISFETISGAGPNGALPHYRVSTDSVRKLERGTLYLVDSGGQYPDGTTDITRTVPIGEADAAMRRAFTLVLKGHIALARIRFPEGTTGSQLDALARQPLWMAGMDYDHGTGHGVGSYLSVHEGPGRIAKAPNTIALKPGMIFSNEPGFYNTGKWGIRIETLQVVTPPEDLPGGERPMMGFETLTFAPIHTALVDVDLMSAEERDWLNAYHADVLEKVGPLVADEAEVHAWLKAACAPV, from the coding sequence ATGACCCAAATTATCCCCCCCGAGACCATCCAGACCTTCACCCCCAAGGGCGGCCCCGCCAATGGCCGTAAAGCCTTGCCACTGCTACGAAAAGAGCTGGAGCGCCTTGGCCTTGACGGCTTTCTCGTGCCCCATGAGGACGAGTATAACAACGAATATGTCCCCGCCAGCGCGGACCGTCTGGCATGGGTAACCGGCTTCACGGGCAGTGCCGGGGCGGCGATTGTCATGCGGGACAGGGCCGCCATCTTTACCGACGGGCGCTATACCCTGCAGGTGCGCGACCAGGTTGATGGACAACTCTTCGCCTTCGAGGGTTTCCCGGAGCCCGGAATCGCGGGCTGGATCGCCGCAAACGCCCGTAAAGGCGAGACAATCGGCTATGATGCCCGCCTGCACAGCCCCGACGCCATTGCGCGGATAGAGGCAGCGGCCTCACGCGCGGGTATCCACATGCGGATAGTTGACGAGAACCCGGTGGATAGAATCTGGGAAAACCGCCCCGCGGCCCCGAAAGCCAAAATCTATCCCCACCCGGTCAGCCTGGCCGGGCGCAGCGTGGAGGAGAAACTCGATGAGGTTTCTCAGGCACTTAAAGAGGCCGGCGCCGATGCGGCCGTGCTGTCAGACCCGGTTTCGGTGGCCTGGATCCTCAATTTGCGCGGCGGAGACGTCGCTTGCGCCCCGATAGGTCTGGGACGGGCAATCTTAGGTGCGGACGGGTCGATTTCGGGGTATTTCGACCCCGAAAAAGGGGTTTCTGAGCTCTATCCTGTGGGCGGCAACAAAGTATCCATCGAATCTGAAGACAGCTTCGATTCCGCGCTCGCCGCGCTCGCCGGAAAAACCGTGCTCGTGGACCCGGCCATCACCAGCGCCCATGTCTTCAGCCAGCTTGAAAAAGCCGGCGCGATCATCAAGCGCGGCGCCGATCCGGTGGCCCTGCCGCGCGCGATCAAGAACGCGGTCGAGGTGGAGGGCGCACGCCAGGCCCATATCCGCGATGGCGCGGCCATGGTGCGCTTCCTCCACTGGCTGGATACCGAAGGACAGTCCGGCCATGAGGACGAGATCAGCGCGGCGGTGAAGCTGGAAATCTTCCGCCGGGCGCTCCCCGAGTTTCGCGATATCAGCTTTGAGACGATTTCCGGCGCCGGGCCGAACGGCGCGCTGCCGCACTATCGCGTCAGCACCGACTCGGTGCGCAAGCTGGAGCGCGGCACGCTCTATCTGGTCGACTCCGGTGGTCAGTACCCGGACGGTACCACCGACATCACCCGCACCGTGCCCATCGGCGAGGCGGACGCCGCCATGCGCCGCGCCTTCACCCTGGTGCTAAAGGGGCATATCGCGCTGGCGCGCATCCGCTTCCCCGAAGGTACCACCGGATCACAGCTCGATGCCCTCGCGCGCCAGCCCTTATGGATGGCGGGAATGGATTATGATCATGGCACCGGCCACGGGGTCGGCAGCTATCTCTCCGTACACGAAGGGCCGGGCCGCATCGCCAAGGCGCCCAACACGATCGCGCTGAAACCGGGGATGATCTTCAGTAACGAGCCGGGCTTTTATAATACCGGCAAGTGGGGCATCCGCATCGAGACGCTGCAGGTCGTCACCCCGCCGGAGGATCTGCCCGGCGGCGAGCGGCCGATGATGGGCTTTGAAACGCTCACCTTCGCGCCCATCCACACCGCTCTGGTGGATGTGGACCTGATGAGCGCAGAGGAGCGTGACTGGCTCAATGCCTATCACGCCGACGTGCTGGAGAAAGTCGGCCCGCTGGTGGCGGACGAGGCAGAGGTGCATGCCTGGCTGAAAGCGGCCTGCGCGCCGGTATGA
- a CDS encoding fibronectin type III domain-containing protein, with product MIRFLSIFAAFLLLVSVAHADPGARFAQDHTRAPEANPHAALEAQVSDILDRFAATLEPEALVALTPEAVASALTEEERNYLSTAFVHFSIDRPARIYLAYDGMYGERPFWLEELGFERRDDIDFIVDLEDPYELWQREYEAGEVRLGIPSFSGELKPYIVFAAPLGGGETIEITPLVDGTDVQIAAEGGEPFLDDNDYFNALPAELDGLPVLRSYESWEFVSRMVGFFRTTDYPSSATPDHIIQTWQGDPREEITIQWRTSAGAASDPVLWYAPENEMESVSYARAETVTLRSRQIVNDPAVDFHRVRLTGLEPGGRYAFGVSANGGENWSEVRHFHTAAEPGAQSWQFAYLGDPQNGLDEWGDLIRQGYERFPEIRFWMIAGDLIDKGTERDNWDQFFEEGSAVFDRSAVVPAIGNHDSHGGHPTLYLQQFALPDNGSEHLDPGRTYHLTYQDMLIVVMDSNYDLIEPETQTEWLDRVLGTSDARWKVVIYHHPFYASRPGRDNQPLRDAWGPIFDRHNVDIAFQGHDHAYMRTVPMRDHRPAEPGEHGTIYLVAVSGTKMYEQELRDFVAFGTTNERTYQIIDMDSAAGTLSYRAINADGVEIDAFALEKE from the coding sequence ATGATCCGTTTTCTCAGCATTTTTGCCGCATTTTTGCTTCTGGTTTCGGTGGCTCACGCCGATCCGGGCGCCCGCTTTGCGCAAGATCACACCCGCGCGCCAGAGGCGAACCCCCATGCCGCGCTGGAGGCACAAGTCTCTGATATACTTGACAGGTTCGCTGCCACTCTGGAGCCCGAAGCGCTCGTCGCCCTCACCCCGGAGGCGGTCGCCAGCGCCCTGACGGAGGAAGAAAGAAATTATCTTTCAACGGCTTTCGTCCATTTCTCCATCGATCGCCCGGCCCGCATCTATCTCGCCTATGACGGCATGTATGGCGAGCGGCCTTTCTGGCTTGAGGAATTGGGCTTTGAACGGCGCGACGACATTGATTTCATTGTAGATTTGGAGGATCCGTACGAGCTCTGGCAGCGCGAGTACGAGGCCGGAGAGGTGCGCCTCGGCATCCCTTCCTTCTCCGGCGAGCTGAAGCCCTATATCGTATTCGCCGCGCCTCTGGGTGGCGGTGAAACTATTGAAATCACTCCGCTTGTTGACGGCACAGATGTGCAGATCGCCGCCGAGGGCGGTGAGCCTTTCCTCGACGATAATGACTATTTCAACGCCCTGCCCGCCGAACTCGACGGTCTTCCCGTCCTAAGGTCTTATGAAAGCTGGGAGTTTGTCTCCCGCATGGTCGGCTTCTTCCGCACCACCGACTACCCGTCATCAGCCACGCCCGACCACATCATCCAGACCTGGCAGGGTGATCCGCGCGAGGAGATCACCATCCAGTGGCGCACCAGCGCGGGCGCGGCCAGCGATCCGGTGCTCTGGTATGCACCTGAAAATGAAATGGAATCTGTCTCCTATGCGCGCGCCGAAACGGTGACGCTGCGCAGCCGCCAGATCGTCAATGACCCGGCTGTGGACTTCCACCGCGTGCGCCTGACCGGGCTGGAACCGGGCGGGCGATACGCGTTCGGCGTCAGTGCGAACGGCGGCGAAAACTGGAGCGAGGTGAGGCACTTCCACACCGCCGCCGAGCCGGGCGCGCAGAGCTGGCAGTTTGCCTATCTGGGTGATCCGCAGAACGGGCTGGATGAATGGGGTGATCTCATCCGCCAGGGCTATGAAAGATTTCCGGAAATCCGCTTCTGGATGATAGCGGGCGACCTGATCGACAAGGGTACCGAGCGCGATAACTGGGACCAGTTCTTCGAAGAAGGCTCGGCTGTTTTCGACCGTTCAGCCGTGGTCCCGGCCATTGGCAACCATGACAGCCATGGCGGCCACCCCACCCTTTATCTTCAACAGTTTGCCCTGCCCGATAACGGATCCGAGCATCTCGATCCCGGCCGCACCTATCACCTCACCTATCAGGACATGCTGATCGTGGTGATGGATTCCAACTATGATCTGATCGAGCCGGAAACACAGACCGAATGGCTGGACCGGGTGCTGGGGACAAGCGATGCGCGCTGGAAAGTGGTGATCTACCACCACCCCTTCTATGCCTCGCGCCCCGGCCGCGACAACCAGCCCTTGCGCGATGCCTGGGGCCCGATTTTCGACCGGCACAATGTCGATATCGCCTTCCAGGGCCACGACCACGCCTATATGCGCACCGTGCCCATGAGGGACCACCGCCCGGCAGAACCCGGAGAGCATGGCACGATCTATCTGGTCGCGGTGTCCGGCACCAAGATGTACGAGCAGGAATTGCGTGATTTCGTGGCCTTTGGCACCACGAATGAGCGCACCTATCAGATCATCGATATGGACTCAGCCGCCGGCACGCTCTCCTACCGCGCCATCAACGCCGATGGCGTGGAGATCGATGCCTTCGCGCTGGAAAAGGAATAG
- a CDS encoding ATP-binding cassette domain-containing protein has protein sequence MTTPAIETRALVRRFGEKRAVDGIDLDVKRGEIFAVLGPNGAGKTTLVRMLATLLRPSGGSARVLGHDIEREAREVRRKISLTGQFASVDEDLTGYENLLLLSRLSGLKGNDARDRASGLLAAFDLAEAASKQAKDYSGGMRRKLDIAASLIRRPELLFLDEPTTGLDPRSRNQVWDIVRGLAASGTTILLTTQYLEEADQLADEIAVVDHGRVIARGTSAELKAKVGGGVLQINLASAERREEASRLLADMLVGEVRTDGNGVSLNVDVADPDAGLAALGALSAAGIALTGYALSQPSLDEVFFAPTGRPPEPEKEAETEAAQ, from the coding sequence ATGACCACACCTGCCATTGAAACTCGCGCCCTTGTCCGCCGCTTCGGAGAGAAGCGAGCGGTCGATGGCATTGATCTCGACGTGAAGCGCGGCGAGATTTTCGCCGTGCTTGGCCCTAATGGTGCGGGCAAGACCACGCTGGTGCGCATGCTGGCGACGCTGCTGAGGCCTTCGGGCGGCAGCGCGCGCGTGCTGGGCCACGATATCGAGCGCGAGGCGCGCGAGGTGCGCCGCAAGATCAGCCTGACCGGCCAGTTTGCCTCGGTCGATGAAGACCTCACCGGATATGAGAACCTGCTTTTGCTGTCGCGCCTGTCGGGCCTCAAAGGCAATGACGCAAGGGACCGGGCGTCGGGCCTGCTCGCCGCGTTTGATCTGGCCGAAGCTGCCAGCAAGCAGGCCAAGGACTATTCGGGCGGCATGCGGCGCAAGCTGGATATTGCGGCCAGCCTGATCCGCCGTCCGGAGCTATTGTTTCTGGACGAGCCGACTACCGGGCTTGATCCGCGCTCGCGCAATCAGGTCTGGGACATTGTGCGCGGGCTCGCGGCCAGCGGCACGACCATCCTCCTGACCACACAGTATCTGGAAGAAGCCGATCAGCTCGCGGACGAAATTGCGGTCGTGGACCATGGGCGCGTCATTGCGCGTGGCACCAGCGCGGAACTCAAAGCCAAAGTTGGCGGCGGTGTATTGCAGATCAATCTGGCCAGCGCAGAGCGGCGCGAGGAGGCATCCCGGCTGCTTGCCGACATGCTGGTGGGCGAGGTGCGCACGGACGGCAATGGCGTCTCCCTGAATGTGGATGTGGCCGACCCGGATGCGGGTCTGGCGGCGCTCGGCGCGCTGTCGGCGGCGGGCATAGCGCTGACCGGCTATGCCCTCAGCCAGCCGAGCCTTGATGAAGTGTTCTTCGCCCCGACCGGACGTCCGCCAGAACCGGAGAAAGAGGCAGAGACGGAGGCAGCACAATGA
- a CDS encoding ABC transporter permease encodes MSETVKPLEQAAENAVLSAPAIAARPPHAVSVSLTYAWRALLKIKHMPEQLFDVVVTPIMFTVMFTYLFGGALAGSTDAYLQFLLPGILVQTIVFTSVYTGFTLNTDISKGVFDRFRSLPVWSPGPIAGAMLADVFRFTASGVIVFIIGTLMGYRPEGGFIAVIPALALMNAFALGFGWIFTALALSVRTPSTVMTLAWLVLMPLTFASNIYVDPATMPGWLQAIVSVNPVSLLVTAIRDIMAGTPDAGAILLALLAPGVMAAIFGPLTMWLYRRER; translated from the coding sequence ATGAGTGAGACTGTGAAACCTCTTGAGCAGGCCGCCGAGAATGCCGTGCTGTCTGCGCCCGCCATTGCGGCGCGTCCGCCCCATGCGGTGTCGGTCAGCCTCACCTATGCGTGGCGGGCGCTGCTGAAGATCAAGCACATGCCCGAACAGCTTTTCGACGTGGTGGTCACCCCCATCATGTTCACGGTGATGTTCACCTATCTGTTCGGCGGCGCGCTGGCCGGTTCCACCGATGCCTATCTGCAATTCCTGCTGCCGGGCATTCTGGTGCAGACAATTGTCTTCACCTCGGTCTATACCGGCTTCACGCTCAATACCGACATTTCCAAGGGCGTGTTTGACCGCTTCCGTTCGCTGCCCGTCTGGTCGCCGGGACCGATTGCGGGCGCGATGCTGGCCGATGTTTTCCGCTTCACCGCGTCGGGCGTCATCGTCTTCATCATCGGCACGCTGATGGGCTACCGGCCCGAAGGCGGCTTCATCGCCGTCATTCCCGCGCTCGCACTGATGAATGCGTTTGCACTGGGCTTTGGCTGGATCTTCACCGCGCTGGCTCTGTCGGTGCGCACGCCCTCTACCGTTATGACGCTCGCCTGGCTGGTGCTGATGCCGCTGACCTTTGCCTCCAACATCTATGTCGACCCGGCAACCATGCCGGGCTGGCTGCAGGCGATCGTGTCGGTCAATCCGGTCTCGCTGCTGGTCACGGCCATACGCGACATCATGGCTGGCACACCGGATGCAGGCGCTATATTGCTGGCCCTGCTCGCCCCCGGCGTGATGGCAGCCATATTCGGCCCCCTCACCATGTGGCTCTACAGACGCGAGCGCTAG
- a CDS encoding 50S ribosomal protein L11 methyltransferase: protein MSTLWRLLAIGPAAPMKAADAALGAMEDGPMLSWSFFEDGGPETWRLDVLFPGQINVDGFLAELGLAPGVAEVQFAPLPEEDWVRLSLEGLPEVTAGRFVVYGEHARRTLEPGELGIEIEAGPAFGTGHHGTTKGCLIACDRLEREGLKVARALDLGCGTGALAIAATLVWPNADVLATDIDPEAVTETEINTAKNGVADRIQAITADGFDHPAFDGAVFDLIFANILAGPLQELARALAERLAPDGRAVLSGLLEEQIGAVEAAYRQAGLKTAHTDIIDEWAILTLKAG from the coding sequence ATGTCCACACTCTGGCGTCTGCTTGCCATCGGCCCGGCTGCCCCCATGAAGGCCGCCGATGCGGCTCTGGGTGCCATGGAGGACGGGCCGATGCTGTCCTGGTCCTTTTTCGAGGATGGCGGCCCGGAAACCTGGCGGCTGGATGTGCTGTTTCCCGGCCAGATCAATGTGGATGGCTTTCTGGCTGAGCTGGGCCTCGCCCCCGGTGTAGCGGAGGTGCAGTTCGCGCCCCTGCCGGAAGAGGACTGGGTGCGCCTCTCGCTGGAGGGGTTGCCGGAAGTGACCGCCGGCCGGTTCGTCGTCTATGGGGAGCATGCGCGCCGGACGCTGGAGCCCGGCGAGCTGGGCATCGAGATCGAGGCTGGCCCGGCCTTTGGCACCGGCCATCACGGTACCACCAAGGGCTGCCTCATCGCATGTGACAGGCTGGAGCGCGAAGGTCTGAAAGTCGCCCGCGCGCTGGATCTGGGCTGCGGGACGGGCGCGCTCGCCATCGCGGCGACGCTGGTCTGGCCCAATGCCGACGTGCTGGCGACCGATATCGACCCCGAAGCCGTCACCGAGACGGAGATCAATACTGCCAAGAACGGTGTGGCCGACAGAATCCAGGCCATCACCGCAGACGGGTTTGACCATCCCGCCTTCGATGGCGCGGTGTTTGACCTGATCTTCGCCAATATCCTTGCCGGACCGCTGCAGGAGCTGGCGCGCGCGCTGGCTGAGCGGCTGGCACCGGACGGCCGGGCCGTGCTGTCCGGCCTGCTGGAAGAGCAGATTGGCGCGGTGGAGGCGGCTTACAGACAGGCCGGGCTGAAGACCGCCCACACCGACATTATCGATGAATGGGCGATCCTGACGCTGAAAGCGGGCTAG
- a CDS encoding TetR/AcrR family transcriptional regulator, whose amino-acid sequence MSTKTQTRPARINEREAQREATQSRILDAAIPLFAQRGFAGASVSDVARACGAPVPLIMYHFKSKQGVWEAAVERLYARVNAHLDGEMESTKGLTGLPFYKAAIRAHIASLAAYPEHMRLLLQEGAERTTRLEWLIATHQKPLNDKIIDLIVSAQGEGLIAAGDPTHLMFVLSGAFSLPIVLAPEYEILTGKNSIDARQIEAHIDACLELILKA is encoded by the coding sequence ATGAGCACGAAAACGCAAACCCGCCCGGCGCGGATCAATGAACGCGAGGCCCAGAGAGAGGCGACGCAGAGCCGCATCCTCGATGCGGCGATACCGCTATTTGCCCAGCGCGGCTTTGCCGGCGCTTCGGTCAGCGATGTGGCGCGCGCCTGCGGTGCGCCGGTGCCGCTCATCATGTATCATTTCAAGTCCAAGCAGGGCGTGTGGGAAGCGGCGGTTGAACGGCTCTATGCGCGCGTCAACGCGCATCTGGACGGCGAGATGGAAAGCACGAAGGGCCTCACCGGCCTGCCCTTCTACAAGGCGGCCATCCGCGCCCATATCGCCAGTCTGGCCGCCTATCCGGAGCATATGCGCCTGCTCCTGCAGGAGGGGGCGGAACGCACCACGCGCCTGGAATGGCTGATCGCCACGCATCAGAAACCGCTCAACGACAAGATCATTGACCTTATCGTGTCAGCGCAGGGCGAGGGGCTGATCGCGGCAGGTGATCCGACGCATCTGATGTTCGTGCTGTCAGGCGCGTTCTCACTGCCGATCGTGCTGGCCCCGGAATACGAGATCCTCACGGGCAAGAACTCGATCGATGCCCGCCAGATCGAGGCGCATATCGACGCCTGTCTGGAGCTGATCCTGAAGGCGTGA
- a CDS encoding ATP-dependent helicase: MNSVPLSQQASARPPSGGETGLPAYLKGLNAEQRAAVEATEGPVLVLAGAGTGKTRVLTTRLAHILATGRANPWEILSVTFTNKAAREMKERVGAIIGEAVEGLPWLGTFHSIAAQILRRHAELVGLKSSFTILDTDDQLRLIKQILQAEGIDDKRWTPRHLASLIDGWKNRGIRPEKLGEEDRWTFADGKADVLYRLYQERLKVLNACDFGDLLLHNLTIFTENADVLALYHRRFRYLLVDEYQDTNVCQYLWLRLLARGSGNVCCVGDDDQSIYGWRGAEVDNILRFETDFPGATVIRLERNYRSTGHILGAASGLIQSNRARLGKTLWTEDDPGEKVQVRGLWDGEAEARFVADEIEAFVRAGNQHNDIAILVRASWQMRAFEDRFIMLGLPYKVIGGPRFFERAEIRDAHAYMRLVRSPEDDLAFERIVNVPKRGIGETSVQKIASAARSAGVSMSEMAALMVQTDEIRGKARTGLQVFLRDVERWRGQLDAMRHDELAEVILDESGYTAMWREDKSPQAAGRLDNLKELVRSMGQFDTLEAYLEHVSLVADLDQAGTGDEVSLMTLHAAKGLEFPLVFLPGWEETVFPSQRSLDEGGTASLEEERRLAYVGITRARERAIISFTANRMIFGRWQSVLPSRFIDELPPEHAEAKSETGYYDAGPGFAGVSEPADPFRSAYDSPGWKRFKAAQESGSRRDPGVIEGKARLIESGDNGAGGFKRGDRVFHQKFGYGRILVADGAKLTVAFDKAGEKKVVSSFVEKA, encoded by the coding sequence ATGAATTCTGTCCCCTTGTCCCAGCAGGCTTCTGCCCGTCCGCCCTCAGGCGGAGAGACCGGCCTGCCCGCCTATCTCAAAGGCTTGAACGCTGAGCAGCGCGCCGCAGTGGAAGCGACCGAAGGCCCGGTTCTGGTGCTGGCAGGAGCCGGCACGGGCAAGACGCGCGTCCTGACCACCAGGCTTGCCCATATCCTCGCCACGGGCCGGGCGAACCCGTGGGAAATCCTCTCGGTCACCTTCACCAACAAGGCCGCGCGCGAGATGAAGGAGCGCGTCGGCGCGATCATCGGCGAGGCGGTGGAGGGCCTGCCCTGGCTTGGCACTTTCCACTCCATCGCCGCGCAGATACTGCGCCGCCATGCCGAGCTGGTGGGGCTGAAATCCTCCTTCACCATCCTCGACACCGATGACCAGCTGCGGCTTATCAAACAGATCCTGCAGGCCGAAGGCATTGACGACAAACGCTGGACGCCGCGCCATCTCGCCAGCCTCATCGATGGCTGGAAGAACCGGGGCATCCGCCCGGAGAAGCTCGGCGAAGAGGATCGCTGGACGTTTGCTGACGGCAAGGCGGATGTTCTTTACCGGCTCTATCAGGAGCGCCTGAAAGTCCTCAATGCCTGCGATTTCGGCGATCTGCTGCTGCACAATCTGACGATCTTCACTGAGAACGCCGATGTGCTGGCGCTCTATCACAGGCGCTTCCGCTATCTCCTGGTCGACGAGTATCAGGACACGAATGTGTGCCAGTATCTCTGGCTGCGCCTGCTCGCGCGCGGGTCTGGCAATGTGTGCTGTGTGGGCGATGACGACCAGTCCATCTATGGCTGGCGCGGCGCAGAGGTGGACAACATCCTGCGCTTCGAGACCGACTTTCCCGGCGCGACCGTGATCCGTCTGGAGCGCAATTACCGCTCCACGGGCCATATTCTGGGCGCGGCTTCCGGGCTCATCCAGTCCAACCGCGCGCGCCTCGGCAAGACGCTGTGGACCGAGGATGATCCCGGCGAAAAAGTGCAGGTGAGGGGCCTGTGGGATGGCGAGGCCGAAGCCCGCTTCGTTGCCGACGAGATCGAGGCGTTCGTTCGCGCCGGTAACCAGCACAATGATATCGCCATTCTGGTACGCGCCTCCTGGCAGATGCGGGCGTTTGAAGACCGCTTCATCATGCTGGGCCTGCCCTACAAGGTCATTGGCGGGCCGCGCTTCTTCGAGCGCGCCGAGATACGCGATGCCCACGCCTATATGCGCCTTGTGCGCTCGCCCGAAGATGATCTCGCGTTCGAGCGGATCGTGAATGTCCCCAAGCGCGGGATTGGCGAGACCAGCGTGCAGAAGATCGCCTCGGCTGCCCGCTCTGCCGGTGTCTCGATGAGCGAGATGGCTGCGCTCATGGTCCAGACCGACGAGATACGCGGCAAGGCGCGCACGGGCCTGCAGGTATTTTTGCGCGATGTGGAGCGCTGGCGCGGCCAGCTTGACGCCATGCGCCATGACGAACTGGCTGAAGTCATCCTCGATGAAAGCGGCTATACGGCGATGTGGCGCGAGGACAAGAGCCCGCAGGCCGCAGGCCGTCTGGATAACCTGAAAGAGCTCGTCCGCTCCATGGGCCAGTTCGACACGCTGGAAGCCTATCTGGAACACGTCTCTCTGGTGGCCGATCTCGATCAGGCAGGAACCGGCGACGAGGTCTCGCTAATGACGCTTCATGCCGCCAAGGGGCTGGAGTTTCCGCTGGTCTTCCTGCCCGGCTGGGAGGAGACGGTGTTTCCCTCCCAGCGCTCGCTCGATGAAGGCGGGACGGCCAGTCTCGAGGAAGAGCGCCGCCTGGCATATGTGGGCATCACCCGGGCGAGGGAGCGGGCGATCATCTCCTTCACCGCCAACCGGATGATCTTCGGGCGCTGGCAGTCTGTCCTGCCCTCGCGCTTTATCGATGAACTGCCGCCCGAACATGCCGAGGCCAAGTCCGAGACGGGATATTACGATGCCGGCCCCGGTTTTGCTGGCGTGTCAGAGCCTGCCGATCCGTTCCGCTCCGCCTATGACAGCCCCGGCTGGAAGCGCTTCAAGGCAGCCCAGGAGAGCGGTTCGCGCCGTGATCCCGGCGTGATTGAAGGCAAGGCCAGGCTGATCGAGAGCGGGGACAATGGCGCTGGCGGGTTCAAGCGTGGAGACAGGGTCTTCCACCAGAAATTCGGCTATGGCCGTATTCTCGTGGCCGATGGCGCCAAGCTGACGGTGGCCTTTGACAAGGCGGGTGAGAAGAAGGTGGTTTCGAGCTTTGTCGAGAAGGCGTGA
- a CDS encoding class I SAM-dependent methyltransferase yields MFQNNQISSEAASARSTAASGQQPGLILRKCPHCASGVHRRIHLERDHWRVVECADCEFVYLVEAPPVTEFAAELSWDKAVVEERSRRRTDQPLLQWLDDKTRWRLHLFERPETSRFLSELAKPGQILDLGCGNGKAGLALDDHFTPFGIEISPTLADAANKAFIKRGGRCVAADTLSGLREFPDAYFSGAMLNSYLEHDPNPLPVLRGLAPKMKAGSPVIIKVPNYGSWNAKVMGRNWCGIRLPDHVNYFTRTSLKAMAGSAGYTVQEPGGVNLPTNDNMWMFLYPITGRSGAEQ; encoded by the coding sequence ATGTTTCAGAACAACCAAATCTCCAGCGAAGCCGCGAGCGCTCGCTCCACAGCAGCATCCGGACAGCAGCCCGGCCTGATTCTGCGAAAATGTCCGCATTGCGCAAGCGGAGTACACCGGCGCATTCATCTTGAACGCGATCATTGGCGCGTTGTCGAGTGTGCCGACTGTGAGTTTGTGTACCTTGTGGAAGCGCCGCCAGTAACCGAGTTTGCCGCCGAACTGTCATGGGACAAGGCCGTGGTCGAGGAACGATCACGTCGCCGCACTGATCAACCCCTCCTGCAATGGCTCGACGATAAAACCCGTTGGCGCCTGCACCTGTTTGAGCGGCCAGAGACGAGCCGATTCCTTTCGGAACTCGCAAAGCCCGGACAGATTCTTGATCTAGGGTGTGGAAATGGCAAGGCGGGACTGGCGCTGGACGATCACTTCACCCCGTTTGGAATAGAGATTTCGCCGACGCTCGCCGACGCGGCAAACAAAGCATTTATCAAGCGCGGCGGCCGGTGTGTGGCTGCTGATACGCTGTCTGGCCTGCGGGAGTTTCCAGACGCCTACTTCAGCGGAGCAATGCTGAACTCCTATCTGGAGCACGACCCGAACCCTCTCCCGGTCCTGCGCGGTCTTGCACCCAAGATGAAGGCCGGTAGCCCGGTCATCATCAAAGTCCCCAATTACGGCTCATGGAACGCCAAGGTAATGGGTAGAAACTGGTGTGGTATCCGCCTGCCTGATCACGTGAATTACTTTACCCGGACAAGCTTGAAGGCCATGGCGGGGTCTGCGGGATACACGGTGCAGGAACCAGGCGGCGTCAACCTTCCTACCAATGACAATATGTGGATGTTTCTCTACCCCATCACAGGACGCTCAGGGGCGGAGCAATGA